In Kiloniellales bacterium, the DNA window GGCCGCCCTCGATGCCCAGGCGCGGATTCCAGGTCTTCTTCGCCAGCTCGGCGCCGCCGGGGATCGCGATCTCGATCTCGACGTCGCCGGCCTCGCGGTGTTCGGCGGCGAGCTCGGCGACCACCCTGCGCATCATCTCCCGCGGCTTGGGGTTGATCGCCGGCTCGCCCACCGGCAGCGGCAGCCCGGGCTTGGTGACGGTCCCGATCCCCGGCCCGGCGCGGAAGGCCACGCCGCTGCCCGCGGCGCCGCGGTGCAGGGTCGCCAGGACCAGGGCGCCGTGGGTCACGTCCGGGTCGTCGCCGGCGTCCTTGACGATCCCGGCCCGCGCGAAGTCGGAACCCAGCTCCTCGCGGGCCAACGGAAAGGCGGGCGCCTCGCCGCGCGGCAGGCGGATGGTCACCGGGTCGGGAAACGCGCCGGTCAGCAGCGCCGTGTAGGCCGCTCGGGTCGCCGCCGTGGCGCAGGCCCCGGTGGTCCAGCCGCGCTTCAGCGGCCCTTCGGGTCGTCTTGCCATGCAGGCATCCTATACCGGCCGGCCTTCGGAGGCGCCAGACGTCGATCGCTAGAGGATCTGGCTCAGGAACTCCTTGGTGCGCGGATCCTTGGCCTCCTTGAAGAAGGTCTCCGGGGGACCGTGCTCGACGATCACGCCGCGGTCGGTGAAGTAGATGTGGTCCGCCACCTCGCGGGCGAAACCCATTTCGTGGGTCACCAGGATGCAGGTCATGCCCTCTTGGGCCAGATCCTTGATGGTGATCAGGACCTCCTTGACGGTCTCGGGGTCGAGCGCGGCGGTCACCTCGTCGAACAGCATCACGTCGGGCCGCATGGCGAGGGACCTGGCGATCGCGACCCGCTGCTGCTGGCCGCCGGAGAGCTCGCCCGGATAGCTGTCCTCCTTGCCCTGGAGGCGGACCTTGGCCATCAGCGCGCGGGCGCGTTGCTCGACCTCGGCCTTGGGTTCCTTCAGGACCTTGAGCGGCGCCATCATGATGTTCTCCAGTGCCGTCTTGTGCGGGAAGAGGTTGTACTGCTGGAACACCATGCCGATCTTCTTGCGCAGCTCGAGCTTGTCGAGGTCTGGGGCGTGGACCTCCTGCCCCTCGACCAGGATCGAGCCGGACTGGATGTCGTTGAGCGCGTTGATGCAGCGGATCAGCGTCGATTTGCCCGATCCCGAGGGGCCGATGATGCAGATCACCTCGCCCTTCATGACGTCGAGCGTCACGCCCTTCAGCACCTCGAGCGGGCCGAAGGACTTGTGCACCGCCTTGATCGAGATGATCGGCTGATCGGGGCTCCAGTCGGACATCGCTGTGTCTCCCATCTGCTTGCGGTGGCGGTCTCACACCAAGGGGCGTTGATAATGACCCATTTGATGGCGCACGGCAGCCCGCCGGGCAGGCGCGGCCCGCGGCGCGATGCACCCGCAACGGGCAAGGGTCGCAACGCACCCGGCGGGCTGCCGTGCGCCACCGCAGGCCGGGTTTGCTTGACCGCCCGCTGCGTTGCGCTCCGCTTACGGTACATCGCACCGCTGCGCGAAGCGCGCCTGACGGGCGGGCAAGCAAACCCGGTCAAATGAGTCATTATCAACGCTCCTTGGTATTAGCCCCTGAATGCGCCGGCTGTGAGGCCGGAAACGATGCGCCTTTGGCATAGGAGAACCAGGGCGATAAGGGGCAGCGTCACAATGACCGAGGCCGCCATGACCCGGCCCCAGGGCAGCTCGTACGCGCTCGCGCCACTGATCAATGCGATGGCGACGGGCACGGTGCGCTGCTCCGGCGACAAGGTGAAGGTCAGAGCGAAGAGAAACTCGTTCCAAGCGAGAATGAAGGCGAGCAGACCTGTAGCGGCCAGCGCGGGCCCCATGATTGGCAGGAAGATATCGGCCAGGATACGCCAGGGTGGTGCGCCGTCCACGATCGCCGCTTCCTCCAGTTCCCTCGGCATCTCACGCATAAACGCGGTCAACACCCAGGTGGTGAAGGGCAGCGTCAAAATCAGGTAGGACATCACCAATCCGAGGAGGTTGTCGTAGAGGCCGAGCCCGCGCACCAACTCGAACATGCCCGAGAGCACGGCGATCTGCGGGAACATGGAGACGCTTAGGATAGCAAGCAAGACCGTGGAACGGCCGCGGAAGCGGATGCGGCCCAAGGCGAAGGCGGCCAGGACCGCCAAAATCAACGAAATCGATGTCGCCAGCGTCGCCACGAAAAGCGAGTTTACGATAATGCGGGCGAAGGGCTGGTCGCGGAAGACCGCAGCGTAGTTCTCGAAGGTCGGGTTCCAGGGGAGCAGTTCGGCCTCGAAAAGAGCGCTGCCACTTTTCAGGGAGGAGACGATGGCCCAGTAGAAGGGAAAGACCGTGTAGACGAGGATCGCCGCGACAAGGAGGTAGAAGGCGAAGCGGCCGGCGATCCGTCTAATCCTATGCCGCCCTGCATTCATCGTGTCGCGCTCTGCTCCCCCAGGTTCACCCGACCAGCGGTAATCAGCAAAGCGGTGGCCAACGCGACAACGAGGAAGAGGCAGGTCGCTGCAGCCGAGCCGTAGCCGACGTCTTGGAACTCGACCAGTTGCTGGCGGGCGTAGATCGACATGGAGGCGGTGGCGGCGCTGTTGCCGGTGAGCACGTAGATGACGTCAAAGACACGCAGCGCGTCCAAGCCGCGGAAGATGATGACGACGAGGATGGCCGGGCGGATCAACGGCAGGGTGATGCTGAAGAAGATTCTGACCGCTCCGGCGCCGTCGATGCGGGCGGCCTCGTAAAGCTCCCGAGGCAGGATCTGAAGGGCCGCCAGCGTCAGCAGGGCGACGAAGGGCGTCGTCTTCCACACGTCGACGGCGATGATCGCCGTCATCGATAGCACGGGGTCGCCCAGCCAAGCCCAGGGCTCTGCAATGAGTCCCAGGGTGAGCAGCACGGCGTTTACCACGCCGTAGAGATCATTCAGCATCCAGGCCCACATCTTCGCCGAAACCACCGTCGGAATCGCCCAGGGGATCAGCACCGCGGCGCGCAGCAGGCCGCGGCCCGGCAGGTGAGCGTTCAGCGTTAGCGCGATACCGAGGCCGATCAGAGTTTCGAGGCCGACCGAGACGACTGTGAAGACCACCGTGTTGCCTACCGCGCGCCACCACAGCGGGTCCTGTGCCAGGACCAGGTAGTTGGCGACCCCCACGAACTGCCAACCCGCAAGGTCGGAGAGATAGGCGTCGGTAAAACTGAAGGCGACGGTCCGCAGCAGCGGCCAAGCCGCGACGGCTGTGAGCGCCAGCAGCATTGGCGCCAGGAACAACCAGGCGGTCCGGCGGCGTCGGGCAGCGAGGGAAGTTTGCTTTGCCCGGGGCGTCGATGAAGGCGCGGCTTCGGCGCTACCAGCGTCCGCCACGTCTCAGCCGCTCCAGCGCAGGGCCAAGTTCCGCGAGGTTCCCCGCGGCCGAGCCGTTACCGCTGAGGGTCGCGTGCACGGCGCGCACGAACGCGCTCGACAGCTGGTTGTAGCGTCGACCAACGACGGTCGACGGCCTGGCCACAGCGTTGTCAAGGATCTCTAGAAACCTGCCGTAGAAGGGATTGGCCGCCAGGAGCTTCTCGTCTTCGTAGAGGCTGCGCCGCGTCGGATTGAAGGAGCCCTCAAGCGCACGCCGCTTCTGCTCCTCGTAGCCGGTGAGGTAGCGCACCATGTCGGCCGCTTCCTCAGGGTACGCCGAGTAGCGAGAGACGGCGAGCTGTTGGCCACCCAAGGTCGAGGCCCGTCGGCCCTCGCCGGCTTCGCCCGCCGGCAGCGCCGTCACGCCGACTTTACCCTTGACCGGGCTGTCGTCGGTATTGGCGAGCGCCCAGGCATAGGGCCAGTTGCGCATGAAGAGGGCGCGGCCAGACTGAAAGGCACCGCGCGCGTCCTCCTCGGCGTAGTTGAGAACGCCGCGCGGCGAGATTGTGCCGACCCAGCTCCGCGCCAACTCGAGCGCGGCAATGGCCTGGCTATTGTCGACCGTCACCTTACCATCGGCGTCGACAATCGTGCCGCCGCCCTGGCTGGCGATCCATTCCAGCGCGTTGCAGGTGAGGCCCTCGTAGGCCCGGCCCTGCCAGACGAAGCCCTGGAGCTCGCGGTTGCCGCCCGCCCGTTCCGCCTCGACGATAGCCTTGGCGGTTTCGGTCAACTCCTTCCAGGTCTTTGGCACTGCCCGGCCGTGCTTTTCCAGGAGGTCCTTGCGGTAGTAGAGGAGGCCGGCGTCGACGAACCATGGCACCGCCACCAACTCATCCGCCACCGTGTTGTTGGTGAGCAGCTGGTCGAAATGATCCTCCAGCGTCCCCACGGGGATGTATTCGCTCAAGTCAACAAAGTGGCTGGCGAGGCTGCCCGGCCAGACGACATCGATCTGGAAGACATCGATATCCGGCGACCCGGCGGCGAGCAGGGTCTGATAGAGCGCGAGCCGCTCGTTGGCGTCGGCGGGCGTCGAGACCAGCTTCACCCGATTGCCGGTCTGCCGTGCCCAAGTCTCGGCGCCGCTCCTGCAGAGTTCCTGCTCCTGACCAAGCGAGGAACAGGAGATGGCAATCGTGATCTCGGACCTGGCAGGAGAGGTCGGTCCGACGCCGAGTCCGACTGTGAGGCACAGCACAATCGTAACGGCGATGGTCCCTACTGGGCGCATGGTTTCGTCCCGATTGCTTTGTCGGTTCTCCCTATTCTTGAACTGGAACGTCGTGGCCGCCAGGGCAAATGTGAGCCTGAATCCAGGTTTCCTGGGACGAGGGTCATCAGGACAAGAGCGTCACCCTTTCAGCCTTGGGTCAGAGCCGGCCTTCCGCCGCTAGCCCGAGCGATGTCCGGAAGCAGGTGTGTATCGGACGAAACCGGCCGTGACGTCCGCTTTTGGGCCTTAACTCGCCGGCGCCTTGGTCTCGCCCGGGCTTGATTTGCATCATTGCCGCGATCGTTCAGGCCGATACTTAAAGCGGAGGTGGTGCGCTCTGGAGGGCGAAGCTGGTGAAGACCTTCATGCTGCTAACGGCCAGCGGGCCGCTCGTGATCATCACGTCCTACGACTCGGTCGCTGCGCCGGAGTTGCTGCGCAAGTTCGAGGCCAAGGGTATCACCAAGTTCGTTGCCTACCAGATCCCTCTGGAGCTCGCTCGCGAACGCTACGGAGGCCATTTCTTCGTTGTCGAACACGACCTCGATGAGACCGACGATCTGCGCGTGCTCGACCACAACGGCGCGCGGGCGTTTTCGCTGTTCAAGTTCAGCGAGCTCGGACCGCCAGAGACCCACGAGGCAACGGCTACGGATTGATTGCTAATGGCGCACAGTACCGACGACTTCCGCTACCTCAAGACCTTCGGTGAAATCGGGATCAACGACGTGGCGCTGGTCGGCGGCAAGAACGCCTCGCTCGGCGAGATGGTGCGCGAACTCGAGCCCCTCGGCGTGCGCGTGCCCGACGGCTTCGCGATCACGGCCGACGGATTCCGGGCGTTCATCGACGGCGCTGGGCTGCGCCCAAAGCTCGAGAACTTGCTGGCCGGCATCGACAAGGGAGATCTCGACGACTTCGCTCGGCGCGGTCGCGCGCTCCGCGAGACCGTCTACGCCGCGCCGCTGCCGGACGACCTCGCAGCCGAAATCCGCGAGGCCTACGCCAGGCTTGAGGACGAATACGGGGCGCATACCGATGTCGCTGTGCGCTCCTCCGCGACCGCCGAGGACCTGCCGAGCGCCTCCTTCGCCGGCCAGCACGACACCTTCCTCAACATTCATTCGGCCGGCCAGCTGCTCGATGCGGTCAAGCGCTGCTTCGCCTCGCTGTTCACCGACCGCGCGATCAGCTACCGGATCGATCAGGGCTTCCCCCATCTCAAGGTCGCGCTGTCGGTCGGAATCCAGAAGATGGTGCGCGCCGACCTCGCGTCCTCGGGCGTGATCTTCACGCTCGATACCGAATCCGGGTTCCGCGATGTCGTCTTCCTCACGGCCGCCTATGGTCTTGGCGAGAACGTCGTCCAGGGCACTATCGATCCCGACGAGTTCTA includes these proteins:
- a CDS encoding amino acid ABC transporter ATP-binding protein → MSDWSPDQPIISIKAVHKSFGPLEVLKGVTLDVMKGEVICIIGPSGSGKSTLIRCINALNDIQSGSILVEGQEVHAPDLDKLELRKKIGMVFQQYNLFPHKTALENIMMAPLKVLKEPKAEVEQRARALMAKVRLQGKEDSYPGELSGGQQQRVAIARSLAMRPDVMLFDEVTAALDPETVKEVLITIKDLAQEGMTCILVTHEMGFAREVADHIYFTDRGVIVEHGPPETFFKEAKDPRTKEFLSQIL
- a CDS encoding carbohydrate ABC transporter permease; the protein is MNAGRHRIRRIAGRFAFYLLVAAILVYTVFPFYWAIVSSLKSGSALFEAELLPWNPTFENYAAVFRDQPFARIIVNSLFVATLATSISLILAVLAAFALGRIRFRGRSTVLLAILSVSMFPQIAVLSGMFELVRGLGLYDNLLGLVMSYLILTLPFTTWVLTAFMREMPRELEEAAIVDGAPPWRILADIFLPIMGPALAATGLLAFILAWNEFLFALTFTLSPEQRTVPVAIALISGASAYELPWGRVMAASVIVTLPLIALVLLCQRRIVSGLTAGAFRG
- a CDS encoding sugar ABC transporter permease gives rise to the protein MLLALTAVAAWPLLRTVAFSFTDAYLSDLAGWQFVGVANYLVLAQDPLWWRAVGNTVVFTVVSVGLETLIGLGIALTLNAHLPGRGLLRAAVLIPWAIPTVVSAKMWAWMLNDLYGVVNAVLLTLGLIAEPWAWLGDPVLSMTAIIAVDVWKTTPFVALLTLAALQILPRELYEAARIDGAGAVRIFFSITLPLIRPAILVVIIFRGLDALRVFDVIYVLTGNSAATASMSIYARQQLVEFQDVGYGSAAATCLFLVVALATALLITAGRVNLGEQSATR
- a CDS encoding ABC transporter substrate-binding protein, producing the protein MRPVGTIAVTIVLCLTVGLGVGPTSPARSEITIAISCSSLGQEQELCRSGAETWARQTGNRVKLVSTPADANERLALYQTLLAAGSPDIDVFQIDVVWPGSLASHFVDLSEYIPVGTLEDHFDQLLTNNTVADELVAVPWFVDAGLLYYRKDLLEKHGRAVPKTWKELTETAKAIVEAERAGGNRELQGFVWQGRAYEGLTCNALEWIASQGGGTIVDADGKVTVDNSQAIAALELARSWVGTISPRGVLNYAEEDARGAFQSGRALFMRNWPYAWALANTDDSPVKGKVGVTALPAGEAGEGRRASTLGGQQLAVSRYSAYPEEAADMVRYLTGYEEQKRRALEGSFNPTRRSLYEDEKLLAANPFYGRFLEILDNAVARPSTVVGRRYNQLSSAFVRAVHATLSGNGSAAGNLAELGPALERLRRGGRW